In bacterium, the following proteins share a genomic window:
- a CDS encoding helix-turn-helix domain-containing protein codes for MESPRDPLEQSPKQQLADEAPKARCTVSFDGRVALSVSEAAAALGVSERHLRSFLPEIPRVHLGSRVIIPLDSLREWLRERAAQEKAQDRKLMDELIRGLGGRP; via the coding sequence ATGGAATCTCCGCGAGATCCGCTCGAACAGTCACCGAAACAACAGCTCGCTGATGAGGCACCGAAGGCTCGATGCACCGTCAGTTTCGACGGCCGGGTTGCGCTTTCCGTCTCCGAGGCGGCAGCGGCACTCGGTGTTTCGGAGCGACATCTCCGCTCGTTCCTGCCCGAAATCCCGCGGGTTCATTTGGGTTCGCGGGTCATCATCCCGCTGGATTCCCTGCGCGAATGGCTCCGGGAGAGAGCGGCGCAGGAGAAGGCGCAGGACCGGAAGCTGATGGACGAGCTGATCCGCGGACTGGGAGGCAGGCCGTGA